The Raphanus sativus cultivar WK10039 unplaced genomic scaffold, ASM80110v3 Scaffold2927, whole genome shotgun sequence genome includes the window GGAGTTTCAGAGGCAGAAGGCAAAAGAGCTTCAGGATTACTTTAAGCAGAAGAAGCTTGAAATCATATAAATACATTTGTGTAttcaacctctttttttttatcttcagaTCATATAAATATGAACTATGGAGcgattcttaaaaaaaaaaaaaagtatatttcaATATCCTCTCCCAATGAACAAGTATTCTCAGtccatattatatttcaatatCCTCTCCTCCTCTAAAGAAAAGATGAGATGTTTCTTAAGGAATCTGTGCAATCTCGAGAAGGATTTTGTGGAGAGATTGAGGCTTTGAGAAGAAAGGAGAATGATCACTTCCTTTGATCTTGAAAACTCCTTCAGGGCTATTCTCTCTCACTAGCTTCTCTTGAACGTCTGGTGAGAGCGCAAGGTCGTCCAGCGTCTGAACGTAGAATCTTCTCCCTTTCCCGTATCTTTCTGCGGTCAGAGATACCTTCTCCATCATTGGTCCAAGTGGTACTGGTCTCATCGAGATCATAGCCAATGCTATATCCtgaaaaccataaaaacagAATCAACGTGATATCAAGAAACCAgaatttgtgtgttttgttttgaagtGTACCTTGTTGGGTGATTGATTGAAATACAAGCCTTTCATGTGTTGTTTCTCAAACATGAACCCTGTAGGAGGCTTGTCTTTCCCGTTCCCGTAGATCAAGAACTGCGACTCTTTCATGAACCTCTCTGCAGAACCAAGCTGCAGCAACGTAGGACAGTTTCTCTCACAAATGTAAGCACAAGAAACAGAAACATTGCAATTTTTCTCTAGTGTTTGTTTATTGGTTACCTCTTCAGAGAAAACATCAAATGGTCTTTGGCCATCAGAAACCATGGTTGCACATAGGAATATAGCTTTCGAGATTTTCTCTGGAAACCTCTCTAAAGCGTACGAAATGGACGCACCTCCAGTGCTATGACCCACCAGAATAACCTGGCATAAGACAACAAACTCTGGTCTAATTTACATTGGTTTTAATAAACCTTAGAAACAAAGAGAGCAAAGTGTAAACCTTTTCTTCTTCAGGGAGAGATTCAAGGTACTGGATCAGTGGTTTTGAATATTCCTCCAAGGTAGAGACAGTGTTTGTGTCAGTCATATTAAATCCAGATCCAGTAAGGTCGACGGTGATAGGAGACAGTCCTGACTCTTCCAATGAAGCAACAATTTTGTACCAACACCATGCCCCAAAGCCTTCACCATGCACCAAGACGAATCTTTTCACTGTCAAGCTCTCTAATGAAAAGTCTGGTACCTGaagaaagaaaggaaaggagACACATATGATTCAAAAAACTAAGCTTCAATAATCATTCACAATCAGTGAAGAAGATCTCACTTTCACACAAGAAAATTCTTACAGGAGTTTTAGAAACAAGAGGAGAGACAATAGTGTGTCTTTCTGACAATAACAAAGTATACCAGTACATTCATAGGCTTTATAGCTTATCTGGTCCCAACACAGTTTAGGTATCAGAGTAAAGAACATTTATTTTCTGGTTAAAGTTAGCGTTATTAGGAACCTTTGAACACTTTCAACATCACTTTTCGAATCTTAACAAAAGAAATCTCATCCTCTCCACTTTTGTTATGACCTTTTCTTctcatatataattaaaaacctcCCAACAACAATCATTACACCAAAAAGGCAAAGACCCAGTCTAAATAATcgttatatcatataaaatgaGTAAAAGATGTGAACTTTTTGATTGAAAAATATGTGTCAGTAGGAGTGAGACCTGCTTGGCATTTGAAAAAGGGTCAGAGAGGGTGCGTTGTTGTTTCCTGGTGCTTGTAGACCCGACCCGTTTAGACATGGATCCGTCGAATCTCTGAGAGAGCTGAGTTTGACGAATCGCCATAGACAGAGCTCGTCGATGCAACATCTCTTCATCAGCCAGCAATTTTCTCTGTGAACGATTCATTCTCATGCTCTTGGACCCATCTTTTCTATCTTTCTTCATCATGGAGATGATCTTGTTACCCATCTTTTCCGAATCAGTAGTAACCAGAAGCTGAATTCGAGTTTCAGAGGACGTGGATCAAATAAACTCTGGCATGTTTCCGAGAAAGAAAGTCAAAGCTTAAAGAGTCTGTTGCCTAGATGGGATCCAGCAATAGACTTGTTACTTCcaaagaggagagagaaagagagagagagtaggtGTGGTAAGCCATCGGTCATTAATTGCGGATGCAAATACAGTTGTTTCTTGAATTTTTGTACTACCgcaagaataaaaaaaaaacaaaggatagAGACAGTTTTGGACAAAAGCAAGCTGAGTTTGTTGATGCTGTACATTGGTAAGAGATTTTCTCTGTCTTTCAAATCTCGTATGATACTAGGGAATTCACACAGCTGATTCCACAGTGTTTCATTGTTTTCTGAACTTGGAAGTCTTAATCAGTATTTTAGTTCTGTGGGATTGTCTAAAAGGTTTTGACTTTCTTTTTTAACATGCTGGATGAGTATTATTCTGGGTAAAACATTACATGTGATAATGTGGCAAAAAAATGAACGTATGTTGTCTCTCcctattttcaaattttggtagaaaacaaaaatgaacTTCTTTTAGTAGATTGACAAGtcttgaaaaaaacaaaatagattataatttaaaccaaaaaaatagattataatATAGTAAggcaaattttattttaacctTTCAAAATCTCTAGATTCACGGTTTTCGGATTAAGTACGGTAATTGAAAATTGTTGTTTTTTCTAAACGAGAAccttttaattttgaaaagatatttatatatatttaaatcgtTAATGGGAATGCGGTTTTTCggattatacagaggtatcatGGCCTCCACAGAAGTGAATCCAGACTAGTCACATGTTTGCTGCCTACGTTTTCAGCCCACGTATCGTCCTCTGTCcttggcgatgccgaaatgctAATTCCCCAATGGCCAGCGGGAATGCGGTTTTGATTACAACTATTTACGAGCATCGACTCAAACAAAATTCCCAAATCTAAATTATCCTTAGCTAACTTCGCTCGACTTATATAATTCGATTCGCTATCTTCAAGAGTTGGTTGCTGTTTTACACCATTAATAATGATCATAGGAAAGAGAGATTGACCTTGTTTTCTTAGATATTGAGGTCTTTCTGTGTCGTCTCTGTGATAATTGGCTTCCCACTGAACTATTTGTAAACATCATCGGCGTTTAAACACAACTGAGAGATATAGAAGGTTTCTTATCCGAAGATAAACCAGAACCCGCAAACCCACATCTATCACCAAACATAAAGCAGAAAAATTGGATTTTAGATCCCAACTACATCGACAACCAAAAATAGTTCTTAACATGCACATGTGAAAGAGAACACTATCAACAACATCCAAAACACCAATTGATGGCACTAGGAAGTGCAACCCCCGGAA containing:
- the LOC130506142 gene encoding putative methylesterase 14, chloroplastic, which produces MGNKIISMMKKDRKDGSKSMRMNRSQRKLLADEEMLHRRALSMAIRQTQLSQRFDGSMSKRVGSTSTRKQQRTLSDPFSNAKQVPDFSLESLTVKRFVLVHGEGFGAWCWYKIVASLEESGLSPITVDLTGSGFNMTDTNTVSTLEEYSKPLIQYLESLPEEEKVILVGHSTGGASISYALERFPEKISKAIFLCATMVSDGQRPFDVFSEELGSAERFMKESQFLIYGNGKDKPPTGFMFEKQHMKGLYFNQSPNKDIALAMISMRPVPLGPMMEKVSLTAERYGKGRRFYVQTLDDLALSPDVQEKLVRENSPEGVFKIKGSDHSPFFSKPQSLHKILLEIAQIP